The following coding sequences are from one uncultured Cohaesibacter sp. window:
- the lpxC gene encoding UDP-3-O-acyl-N-acetylglucosamine deacetylase gives MVNLLNAKQTTLKDRVVVSGVGVHSGKPVEMILHPADANSGVTFLRVNREKKTEFEIKGTYSSVIDTRLCTVVGHPEKGMVATIEHLMAAFRGYGVDNVLVEIDGDEVPVMDGSARAYIDAIDQVGLKELPFSRRYIRVLKPVRVENGDSVGELLPYEGQRFDVTIDFESEAIGVQHFDKEMTPDVFKQDISLARTFGFMSDVERLWAAGYALGSSLDNSVVINDEQKIVNPDGLRYPDEFVRHKTLDAVGDLSLAGAPLLAHYRSFKGGHKLNFNMLEALFADDSNWEMVEAVPSFRKSARVGGLTDKATVRIALGPETN, from the coding sequence ATGGTGAACCTGCTAAATGCCAAGCAAACCACTCTGAAAGATCGTGTTGTGGTTTCCGGTGTCGGGGTACATAGCGGAAAACCGGTTGAAATGATCTTGCATCCTGCCGATGCAAATAGCGGCGTCACTTTTTTGCGCGTCAATCGCGAAAAGAAGACTGAGTTCGAGATCAAGGGAACCTATTCATCTGTCATCGATACGCGCCTTTGCACCGTTGTTGGCCATCCTGAAAAGGGAATGGTCGCGACCATTGAACATCTGATGGCCGCTTTCCGCGGGTACGGCGTTGATAATGTTCTGGTTGAAATTGATGGCGACGAAGTGCCTGTCATGGACGGCAGCGCGCGCGCTTATATTGACGCTATTGATCAAGTCGGCCTCAAAGAGTTGCCTTTCTCCCGCCGCTATATCCGCGTTCTGAAGCCAGTTCGCGTTGAAAATGGCGACTCTGTTGGTGAACTCCTCCCTTATGAAGGGCAGCGCTTCGATGTAACCATCGATTTTGAAAGCGAAGCTATCGGCGTTCAACATTTCGATAAAGAGATGACCCCGGATGTGTTCAAGCAGGATATCAGCCTCGCACGCACCTTCGGTTTCATGTCCGACGTAGAGCGTCTATGGGCGGCTGGTTATGCGCTGGGCTCTTCTCTTGATAATTCTGTCGTCATCAATGATGAGCAGAAAATCGTCAACCCTGACGGCCTGCGCTACCCCGACGAATTTGTTCGGCACAAGACATTGGATGCTGTGGGCGACCTGTCGCTGGCTGGTGCGCCGCTTCTGGCACATTATCGTTCCTTTAAAGGCGGCCACAAACTGAACTTCAACATGCTTGAAGCGCTCTTTGCTGATGATAGCAATTGGGAGATGGTGGAAGCTGTTCCTAGTTTTCGCAAATCGGCTCGCGTTGGTGGGCTGACAGACAAAGCTACCGTTCGGATCGCCCTCGGGCCGGAAACCAATTAG
- the ligA gene encoding NAD-dependent DNA ligase LigA, whose product MDRNSLREKPVDQLDSDEAKAELAYLAEEIAEADRLYHGEDAPSLTDAQYDALRRRNAALELRYPSLRREDSPTFRVGAAPSEKFSKITHVVPMLSLDNAFSDEDVEEFGARVRRFLGFKRSDALSITAEPKIDGLSASMRYENGKLVYGVTRGDGTVGEDISANVKTIASIPHELKGDNIPAIVEVRGEVYFPRSEFMALNARQAEAGGKTFANPRNAAAGSLRQLDAEITRSRNLAFFAYAWGEVSEQLAKTQYDAVQRIGSWGFTVNPLMRCHDSIEGLIAHYHEIEALRSSLDYDIDGVVYKVDQLDLQARLGFVSRAPRWAIAHKFPAEKAITKLLEIDIQVGRTGALTPVAKLEPVTVGGVVVSNATLHNEDEILRKDVRVGDMVTVQRAGDVIPQILGPVLDEQSERGEAFVFPTICPVCGSHAVREKKENGELDAIRRCTGGLVCRAQAVEQLKHFVSRNAMDIDGLGEKQVTAFFEQGMIRNAADIFHLREMDEEKGRGERLRDQDGWGPTSARNLFSAIDERRSVELHRFIFALGIRHVGETTAKLLGRHYGSFGALREAMRAAGDADSDAWQDLLGIDGIGAIVARSIVEFFNEEHNEEVLDALLKEVTPQEAEAMQTDSSISGKTVVFTGSLERLSRTEAKNQAESLGAKVSGSVSKKTDILVAGPGAGSKLKKAQELEITIMTEDEWIALIEG is encoded by the coding sequence GTGGATCGGAACAGCTTGCGTGAGAAGCCGGTTGATCAGTTGGATTCTGACGAGGCGAAGGCAGAACTGGCCTATCTCGCCGAAGAGATCGCCGAGGCCGACAGGCTTTATCATGGCGAGGATGCCCCAAGCCTGACCGATGCCCAATATGACGCCTTGCGGCGGCGCAACGCTGCGCTTGAATTGCGATACCCTTCACTGCGGCGCGAGGATAGCCCCACTTTTCGAGTTGGTGCGGCTCCTTCAGAGAAGTTCAGCAAGATCACGCACGTGGTTCCCATGCTTTCGCTGGACAATGCCTTCAGTGATGAAGATGTCGAGGAGTTTGGGGCACGCGTACGGCGTTTTCTTGGCTTTAAGCGCAGTGATGCACTTTCCATCACCGCAGAGCCAAAAATCGACGGCCTTTCCGCCTCAATGCGCTATGAAAATGGCAAGCTCGTTTACGGGGTTACACGCGGCGATGGGACCGTTGGCGAGGACATCTCGGCCAACGTCAAAACGATCGCGTCCATCCCCCATGAGCTCAAGGGTGATAATATCCCCGCTATTGTTGAAGTGCGTGGTGAGGTGTATTTCCCGCGCTCTGAATTTATGGCGCTCAATGCACGGCAGGCGGAAGCCGGTGGCAAGACTTTTGCCAATCCTCGCAATGCGGCGGCAGGTTCTCTGCGTCAGCTTGATGCGGAGATTACCCGCTCGCGCAATCTGGCTTTCTTTGCCTATGCGTGGGGTGAGGTGAGCGAGCAACTGGCTAAAACGCAATATGATGCCGTCCAGAGGATCGGGTCCTGGGGCTTCACTGTCAATCCGTTGATGCGGTGCCACGACAGCATTGAAGGGCTTATTGCGCATTATCACGAGATCGAGGCGCTGCGCTCGTCGCTGGATTATGACATCGATGGTGTCGTTTATAAGGTTGATCAACTGGATTTGCAGGCGCGTCTTGGTTTTGTTTCTCGTGCTCCACGCTGGGCCATCGCCCACAAGTTTCCGGCAGAGAAGGCCATTACCAAATTGTTGGAGATTGACATTCAGGTGGGGCGTACCGGTGCTCTGACACCTGTTGCCAAACTGGAGCCCGTCACGGTTGGGGGCGTGGTTGTTTCCAATGCAACGCTGCATAACGAAGATGAGATCCTCCGAAAAGATGTGCGCGTTGGCGATATGGTCACAGTGCAGCGGGCAGGGGATGTTATTCCTCAGATTCTTGGTCCCGTTCTAGATGAGCAATCAGAGCGCGGTGAAGCGTTTGTTTTCCCGACCATTTGTCCGGTTTGTGGCTCTCATGCCGTGCGTGAGAAAAAGGAGAATGGTGAGCTGGATGCTATTCGGCGCTGCACAGGCGGGCTTGTCTGTCGCGCGCAGGCGGTTGAACAGCTCAAGCATTTTGTCTCACGCAATGCCATGGATATTGACGGACTGGGCGAAAAGCAGGTAACCGCCTTTTTCGAACAGGGCATGATCCGCAACGCAGCCGACATTTTTCACTTGCGGGAGATGGATGAGGAGAAGGGGCGCGGTGAGCGATTGCGGGATCAGGACGGATGGGGCCCGACGTCGGCCAGAAATCTGTTCAGTGCCATTGATGAGCGGCGATCCGTTGAGCTGCACCGGTTTATCTTTGCGCTTGGCATTCGCCATGTGGGTGAAACTACCGCCAAGTTGTTAGGGCGGCATTATGGCAGCTTTGGTGCCTTGAGAGAGGCCATGAGAGCCGCAGGTGACGCCGACAGCGACGCCTGGCAGGATCTTCTGGGAATTGATGGGATTGGAGCGATTGTGGCGCGCAGTATCGTTGAGTTCTTCAATGAAGAGCATAACGAAGAAGTGCTTGACGCTCTCTTGAAGGAAGTGACGCCGCAAGAAGCCGAGGCCATGCAAACCGACAGCTCCATTTCTGGCAAGACGGTTGTGTTCACCGGTAGTCTTGAGAGACTATCCCGCACAGAGGCTAAAAATCAGGCAGAGAGTCTGGGGGCGAAGGTGTCCGGTTCGGTTTCGAAAAAGACTGACATATTGGTGGCTGGCCCCGGGGCAGGCTCCAAGCTGAAGAAGGCCCAGGAGCTTGAGATCACGATCATGACCGAAGATGAGTGGATCGCATTGATTGAAGGCTAA
- a CDS encoding outer membrane protein assembly factor BamD encodes MDFLFAKRVWFGLAVLAISGLGACSHKDPSDLVFQEIPAEKLYAEGLLAMETGDRKEAKKKFDELDRQHPYSDYSRRSMMLTAYTHYKSGEYTECISAAKRFIALFPGDKDVPYAYYLIGQSYFNQIPDVTRDQETTQKALQAMNELVQNYPDSEYAGDARRKVRVTLDQLAGKEMQVGRYYLERKEYIAAINRFKVVVTDYQTTRQVEEALMRLAESYLALGITHEAQTAVAVLGHNYPESKWYKMAYSMLNKGGYEPEVNKGSWMARIFN; translated from the coding sequence ATGGATTTTCTCTTCGCGAAACGGGTTTGGTTCGGGCTCGCAGTTCTCGCAATTTCCGGTTTGGGCGCTTGTTCCCACAAGGATCCATCGGATCTGGTCTTTCAGGAGATCCCGGCTGAAAAACTTTATGCTGAGGGACTTCTGGCGATGGAAACCGGCGATCGCAAAGAAGCCAAGAAGAAATTCGACGAGTTGGATCGGCAGCATCCTTATTCGGACTATTCCCGCCGCTCGATGATGCTGACCGCATATACCCACTATAAGAGTGGTGAATATACGGAATGTATTTCTGCTGCCAAACGTTTTATTGCCCTGTTCCCTGGCGATAAGGACGTGCCTTATGCCTACTATCTGATTGGACAATCCTATTTCAACCAGATTCCGGATGTGACGCGCGATCAGGAGACGACCCAAAAGGCGCTGCAGGCGATGAACGAGCTGGTGCAGAATTATCCTGATTCTGAATATGCCGGTGATGCGCGGCGCAAGGTTCGTGTGACCTTGGACCAGTTGGCCGGTAAAGAAATGCAGGTTGGCCGCTATTATCTGGAGCGCAAGGAATATATCGCCGCAATCAACCGCTTTAAGGTTGTCGTGACAGACTATCAAACCACCCGACAGGTGGAAGAGGCCCTGATGCGCTTGGCTGAATCCTATCTTGCTCTCGGCATCACCCATGAGGCGCAGACCGCAGTTGCTGTTCTGGGGCATAACTACCCAGAGAGTAAATGGTACAAGATGGCCTATAGCATGCTGAACAAAGGCGGGTATGAGCCTGAGGTCAATAAGGGTTCTTGGATGGCCCGGATTTTCAACTAA
- the recN gene encoding DNA repair protein RecN, with protein sequence MLASLSIRDIVLIDRLDLEFGDGMTVLTGETGAGKSILLDSLSLALGGRGDGGLVREGQKQGQVVAMFDIAPTHPVFAFLEEQGLDHDGDLVLRRVQNSDGRTRAYVNDQPVSAGTLRKVGEGLVEIHGQHDDRALVDVSQHRVLLDAFGSLQGELDEVRACYKAWRKAERDLAALEKTIDEARKEADYLAASVEELGAFGPITGEEDELAAKRTIMMQSEKIATDLNEAYEVLDGNGSPIPSLASMMRRLERKTEQMPGLLEPTLSHLNIALNALEDARSSLEDAQRQTNFDPRELELIEERLFALRALCRKHKVTGDDLVGLLERMRSELDALDHGEERLVALRKEAGETRQAYDKAAGALSKRRAKIAKDLIKNVMVELPSLKLEAAKFLVNQTSDAEVRSEEGIDQIEFWVQTNPGTRPGPMMKVASGGELSRFLLALKVAMADKGSAPTLVFDEIDTGVGGAVAEAIGRRLERLAKNVQVLSVTHAPQVASRADAHMRIAKTSVKGENRVATGVTVIDGDHREEEIARMLAGEVISDEARAAARHLISGKTTGA encoded by the coding sequence ATGCTCGCCTCGCTTTCAATTCGTGATATTGTTTTGATTGATCGACTGGATCTGGAATTCGGCGATGGGATGACCGTTTTGACTGGTGAAACAGGCGCGGGCAAGTCCATATTGCTGGATTCTCTTTCGCTTGCTCTTGGTGGGCGCGGCGATGGTGGACTGGTGCGCGAAGGGCAGAAGCAAGGTCAGGTTGTTGCGATGTTCGATATCGCCCCCACCCATCCGGTCTTTGCCTTTCTGGAAGAGCAGGGGCTTGATCACGATGGTGATCTGGTTTTGCGGCGTGTGCAAAATTCCGACGGTCGGACGCGTGCCTATGTAAATGATCAACCCGTCAGTGCCGGCACCTTGCGCAAAGTGGGCGAGGGGCTCGTTGAAATTCATGGTCAACATGATGATCGGGCGCTGGTTGATGTTTCTCAGCACCGGGTTCTGCTTGATGCCTTTGGCAGTTTGCAAGGGGAGTTGGATGAGGTTCGTGCCTGTTACAAGGCATGGCGCAAAGCGGAGCGTGATTTGGCTGCGCTCGAAAAAACCATTGATGAAGCCCGCAAGGAAGCTGACTATCTGGCGGCCTCTGTCGAGGAACTAGGTGCTTTTGGCCCGATTACAGGCGAAGAAGACGAGTTGGCGGCCAAGCGAACGATCATGATGCAGTCTGAAAAGATCGCAACGGATCTGAATGAAGCCTATGAAGTGCTGGATGGGAACGGCTCTCCCATTCCATCCCTTGCCAGCATGATGAGACGTCTGGAGCGCAAGACTGAGCAGATGCCGGGACTTCTTGAACCGACTTTGTCTCACCTCAATATTGCCCTTAATGCTCTGGAAGACGCGCGTAGCAGTCTTGAGGATGCTCAAAGGCAGACGAATTTTGACCCGCGCGAACTTGAGCTGATTGAAGAGCGCCTCTTTGCCTTGCGAGCCCTTTGCCGCAAACACAAGGTTACAGGTGATGATCTCGTTGGTCTGCTGGAGCGCATGCGCAGCGAGCTGGACGCTCTGGATCATGGCGAAGAACGCCTTGTGGCTTTGCGCAAGGAAGCGGGGGAAACCCGACAAGCCTATGACAAGGCAGCAGGAGCCTTGAGTAAAAGACGCGCTAAAATCGCCAAGGATCTTATCAAGAATGTTATGGTCGAGCTTCCGTCCCTTAAGCTGGAAGCTGCCAAATTCCTTGTCAATCAGACAAGCGATGCTGAAGTTCGCAGTGAAGAAGGCATCGACCAGATCGAATTCTGGGTTCAAACCAACCCTGGCACACGTCCCGGCCCGATGATGAAGGTTGCTTCGGGCGGCGAGCTTTCCCGCTTCCTGCTGGCGTTGAAAGTGGCCATGGCCGATAAGGGATCCGCTCCGACGCTCGTCTTTGACGAGATCGATACAGGTGTTGGTGGGGCTGTTGCTGAAGCCATTGGCCGTCGTCTTGAGAGGTTGGCCAAGAATGTGCAGGTGCTCTCAGTTACCCATGCGCCACAAGTTGCTTCTCGTGCCGATGCCCATATGCGCATTGCCAAAACCTCTGTCAAAGGTGAAAATCGGGTCGCTACAGGCGTAACGGTTATTGACGGGGATCATCGGGAAGAGGAAATCGCCCGCATGCTGGCCGGTGAGGTAATTTCTGATGAGGCACGGGCTGCTGCTCGGCATCTTATTTCTGGCAAGACAACGGGAGCATAA
- the ftsZ gene encoding cell division protein FtsZ — protein sequence MTINLKMPDITELKPRITVFGVGGAGGNAVNNMIETGLQGVDFVVANTDAQALSLSRSERLVQMGVAVTEGLGAGSQPEVGRAAAEEVIDEINDHLDGSHMVFITAGMGGGTGTGGAPVIARAAREQGILTVGVVTKPFHFEGQRRMRLAEAGIEDLQKNVDTLIVIPNQNLFRIANEKTTFADAFSMADEVLYSGVACITDLMVKEGLINLDFADVRSVMRAMGKAMMGTGEASGEGRALAAAEAAIANPLLDDISMKGAQGLLISITGGKDLTLFEVDEAATRIREEVDEDANIILGATFDENMEGMIRVSVVATGIDQILTETVVPADQRMKELTDRLRTASNLTQPELNRSEPAPQPVKEIKPEPVNVAPVKPAVETSAHEFEARAQIFSRPSEQDPAVSIAPFKPEAVSEPEIEEEFEAPKAVVEETVDAATPFIPPAAEVPEIVSRPMPSIDDLPPMIQRELAQLRNKEEHEYHEDDNRPKSLLKRLAAVGLGRREDELEAHHHHEAAQAPAHHQPQQHRSDIPVMPSMNAPAAPHAPMSSGNGMPASGSPLNEFAPRPQQRPLQNAGYQPQQGQLDAQGRAVPNQGHQAPRISEEDQVEIPAFLRRQSR from the coding sequence ATGACCATCAATTTGAAGATGCCCGATATTACCGAATTGAAACCGAGAATCACGGTCTTCGGTGTCGGTGGTGCAGGCGGTAACGCCGTTAACAATATGATTGAGACTGGTTTGCAGGGCGTGGATTTTGTCGTTGCAAACACCGATGCTCAGGCGCTGAGCTTGTCTCGCTCTGAGCGACTGGTGCAAATGGGCGTTGCCGTTACTGAAGGACTGGGTGCAGGATCTCAGCCTGAAGTTGGCAGGGCAGCTGCAGAGGAAGTGATTGACGAAATCAACGATCACCTCGATGGCTCTCACATGGTCTTCATCACTGCTGGCATGGGCGGTGGTACCGGTACGGGGGGCGCTCCGGTTATCGCGCGCGCTGCTCGTGAACAGGGCATCCTTACGGTTGGTGTTGTTACCAAGCCTTTCCATTTTGAAGGTCAGCGCCGTATGCGCTTGGCTGAAGCTGGAATTGAAGATCTCCAGAAGAATGTCGACACGCTGATCGTCATTCCTAACCAGAACCTGTTCCGTATCGCGAACGAGAAAACGACTTTCGCTGATGCCTTCTCGATGGCGGACGAAGTGCTTTATTCGGGCGTTGCCTGCATTACTGACCTGATGGTCAAGGAAGGCCTCATCAATCTTGATTTTGCTGATGTGCGTTCGGTCATGCGTGCAATGGGTAAAGCGATGATGGGAACCGGCGAAGCATCTGGTGAAGGTCGTGCGCTCGCTGCCGCAGAAGCTGCAATTGCGAACCCGCTGCTCGATGATATTTCGATGAAAGGTGCTCAGGGGCTGCTCATCTCCATTACTGGTGGCAAAGATCTCACCTTGTTTGAAGTTGATGAAGCTGCGACCCGCATCCGCGAGGAAGTCGACGAAGACGCAAACATCATTCTTGGTGCAACCTTCGATGAGAATATGGAAGGCATGATCCGCGTATCTGTCGTTGCTACCGGCATCGATCAGATCCTGACGGAAACTGTTGTTCCTGCTGATCAGCGCATGAAAGAACTGACGGATCGTCTGCGGACTGCTTCAAATCTGACGCAGCCTGAGTTGAACCGTTCCGAACCAGCTCCGCAGCCAGTCAAAGAAATCAAGCCTGAGCCGGTGAACGTCGCTCCGGTCAAACCGGCAGTGGAAACGAGCGCTCATGAATTTGAAGCGCGCGCTCAGATTTTCTCTCGCCCGTCCGAGCAGGATCCTGCCGTTTCCATCGCTCCTTTCAAGCCGGAAGCTGTAAGTGAGCCGGAAATCGAGGAAGAATTCGAAGCGCCTAAGGCTGTGGTCGAAGAAACCGTTGATGCAGCAACTCCGTTCATTCCACCAGCAGCGGAAGTTCCTGAAATCGTATCTCGCCCAATGCCTAGCATTGACGATCTGCCTCCGATGATTCAGCGTGAGCTCGCGCAACTGCGCAACAAGGAAGAGCACGAGTATCACGAAGATGACAATCGTCCGAAGAGCCTGCTGAAGCGTTTGGCTGCTGTCGGCCTTGGTCGTCGTGAAGACGAACTTGAAGCTCATCATCATCATGAAGCCGCTCAGGCACCCGCTCATCATCAGCCACAGCAGCATCGTTCCGATATCCCGGTTATGCCAAGCATGAATGCACCGGCTGCTCCGCATGCTCCTATGTCTTCAGGAAACGGTATGCCTGCATCGGGTTCTCCGCTGAATGAGTTTGCTCCGCGTCCTCAGCAGAGACCACTGCAGAATGCCGGTTATCAGCCGCAGCAGGGCCAGCTTGACGCACAAGGTCGCGCGGTTCCAAATCAGGGCCATCAGGCACCGAGAATCAGCGAAGAAGATCAGGTCGAAATTCCTGCATTTCTGCGCCGTCAGTCCAGGTAA
- the ftsA gene encoding cell division protein FtsA, giving the protein MIGSSWGKKNSRGRGLIHKRSQIITILDVGSTKICCMIARLSPRPQSEALPHRTHTIQVLGFGLHQARGIKSGVVVDLDQAENSIRLAVAAAETQADMMVQSLIVNVSCGRLNSDTLSASVSLSGHEVDEMDIRRVLQAGASHLLTIDRTVVHSMPIGYSLDGGRGIQDPRGMVGDDLAVDMHVVTAQTAPLKNLELCIKRCHLEVAAMVATPYASGLACLVDDESELGVACVDLGGGTTSISIFVNGQFVHADAIAMGGHHVTMDLARGLSTRLADAERIKTLYGSALLSLSDDQELVAVPPVGDDDRDLLNQVPKAALTRIIKPRVEEILEVVRDRIEASGFSAHVGKRVVLTGGGSQLTGMPETARRILGRNVRLGRPLGVAGLPDLGKGPAFATAVGLMIYPQVAQIEQFEKVPIKPKLTGTNGYIDRFGQWFKESF; this is encoded by the coding sequence CAAGATTTGCTGCATGATTGCGCGCCTGTCACCACGGCCGCAAAGCGAGGCTTTGCCCCACCGCACGCATACAATTCAGGTGCTTGGTTTTGGTCTTCATCAGGCACGCGGCATCAAATCCGGTGTTGTTGTCGATCTGGATCAGGCCGAGAACTCCATTCGCCTTGCGGTCGCTGCTGCGGAGACGCAAGCCGACATGATGGTTCAGTCTCTGATCGTGAATGTTTCCTGCGGTCGCCTGAATAGCGATACGCTCAGTGCATCGGTTTCCTTGAGCGGCCATGAGGTCGACGAGATGGACATTCGCCGGGTGCTTCAGGCAGGTGCGAGCCATCTGCTGACGATTGATCGTACGGTGGTGCACTCCATGCCGATTGGCTATTCGCTGGATGGCGGCAGAGGAATTCAAGATCCGCGCGGTATGGTTGGTGATGATCTGGCTGTCGACATGCATGTGGTGACGGCTCAGACTGCTCCGCTCAAGAATCTGGAGCTGTGCATCAAACGCTGTCACCTCGAAGTCGCGGCCATGGTGGCGACACCTTATGCTTCCGGGCTTGCCTGCCTTGTCGACGACGAGTCTGAACTCGGGGTTGCCTGTGTCGACCTGGGTGGTGGTACGACCTCGATTTCCATCTTTGTCAACGGCCAGTTTGTTCATGCCGATGCGATCGCTATGGGCGGACATCATGTGACGATGGATCTGGCGCGCGGGCTTTCAACACGACTGGCCGATGCCGAGCGGATCAAGACACTTTATGGCAGTGCACTACTGTCCCTTTCGGACGATCAGGAACTGGTTGCTGTTCCGCCGGTTGGAGACGATGACAGGGATTTGCTCAATCAGGTGCCCAAAGCTGCTTTGACGCGCATTATCAAGCCGCGTGTCGAAGAAATTCTCGAAGTAGTGCGTGATCGGATCGAGGCCTCGGGCTTCTCTGCTCATGTTGGAAAGCGCGTGGTGTTGACCGGGGGTGGCAGTCAGTTGACTGGCATGCCGGAGACCGCAAGACGCATTCTTGGACGTAATGTCAGGTTGGGGCGTCCGCTTGGTGTGGCCGGGCTTCCTGATTTGGGTAAAGGGCCGGCTTTTGCAACCGCTGTCGGCCTGATGATCTATCCGCAAGTTGCCCAGATTGAGCAATTTGAAAAGGTGCCTATTAAACCAAAGCTGACCGGCACAAACGGCTACATTGACCGATTCGGGCAATGGTTTAAGGAAAGTTTTTGA
- a CDS encoding aminopeptidase P family protein — translation MFQNFNDTSNPDQGRIRLPLLRAQLKSAGLDGFILSRADEFGGENIAPYAERLAWLTGFTGSAGSAVILEKSAAIFVDGRYTLQVEDQVAADLISPVAILSKTVSQWLMETLQGGEVIGFDPWLYTQSAVDKLRTACERKGATLVPCEHNPVDAIWIDQPTKPQNPILPHPLELAGIASEQKLQTIANGFANRAKATFITQGDSIAWLFNIRGNDVACAPLPLAFAIVKTDASAYLLTDLAKLPAETRAHLPGSVSVRPFEDLPQIIAELSGPDKPWLLDETIVPYAIKTMIEDAGSPIVKAPDPCLAPKAIKNAAELEGMRKAHHRDGLAMCQFLHWLDTMAPTDTLDEITATQALEDFRAASGCLKDISFDTIAGAGPNGAIVHYRVTEATNRKFEQNSLFLVDSGGQYPDGTTDITRTIAIGKPDAEMKDRFTRVLKGMIALTMAHFPKGTQGIQLDTLARQPLWEVGLDYAHGTGHGVGSYLCCHEGPQSISKRGGTPLEAGNVLSNEPGYYKTGAWGIRIENLVTVTDTKAVSGGELPMHGFETLTLCPIDQRLIDVNLLTKAEIDWLNDYHEQVFAELSAELPDEVRAWLAEATKPLHAA, via the coding sequence ATGTTTCAAAACTTTAACGACACATCAAATCCTGATCAGGGACGAATTAGGCTCCCTTTGCTAAGGGCTCAACTCAAATCAGCAGGTCTTGATGGCTTCATCCTCTCTCGAGCCGACGAATTTGGTGGAGAGAATATAGCACCCTATGCAGAGCGCCTTGCCTGGCTCACCGGTTTCACCGGCTCTGCAGGTAGTGCAGTCATCCTTGAAAAATCCGCAGCCATCTTTGTCGATGGCCGCTATACGCTGCAAGTTGAAGATCAGGTCGCTGCCGATTTGATCTCGCCAGTCGCAATTCTTTCCAAAACCGTATCGCAATGGCTGATGGAAACGCTTCAGGGTGGTGAAGTCATCGGTTTTGACCCTTGGCTCTATACCCAAAGCGCCGTTGACAAGCTGCGCACCGCTTGTGAGAGGAAAGGAGCGACCCTCGTTCCTTGTGAGCACAACCCCGTGGACGCCATCTGGATCGACCAGCCAACGAAACCTCAGAACCCGATCCTGCCGCACCCTCTGGAGTTGGCCGGTATCGCTTCGGAACAAAAACTCCAGACTATTGCAAACGGGTTTGCCAATCGGGCGAAAGCCACATTCATCACTCAGGGAGACAGCATCGCGTGGTTGTTCAATATCCGTGGCAATGATGTAGCCTGTGCCCCTCTGCCGCTGGCTTTTGCAATCGTAAAAACTGACGCCTCGGCCTATTTGCTCACAGATCTTGCCAAGCTTCCAGCGGAAACGAGGGCCCATCTTCCCGGCTCAGTTTCGGTCCGCCCGTTCGAAGACCTGCCCCAGATTATCGCGGAGCTGTCAGGTCCGGACAAACCATGGCTGCTTGATGAAACTATCGTCCCTTACGCAATTAAAACGATGATCGAAGATGCCGGCTCCCCCATCGTCAAGGCTCCGGACCCGTGCCTCGCCCCTAAAGCGATCAAGAACGCCGCCGAACTTGAAGGCATGCGCAAAGCCCATCACCGGGATGGATTGGCCATGTGCCAGTTTCTGCATTGGCTGGACACCATGGCGCCAACCGATACGCTCGACGAAATCACGGCAACACAAGCGCTGGAAGACTTCCGTGCTGCGTCAGGCTGCCTGAAGGATATTTCCTTTGACACCATAGCCGGGGCTGGCCCCAACGGCGCTATCGTGCACTATCGCGTAACTGAAGCAACCAACCGCAAGTTCGAGCAAAACTCTCTGTTTCTGGTGGATTCTGGCGGCCAATATCCAGATGGCACGACAGATATTACCCGCACCATAGCCATAGGCAAGCCCGACGCTGAAATGAAAGACCGGTTCACCCGCGTTCTCAAGGGAATGATCGCATTGACGATGGCCCACTTCCCGAAAGGTACGCAAGGCATTCAGCTGGACACCTTGGCCCGTCAGCCTCTGTGGGAGGTCGGCCTTGACTATGCCCACGGCACCGGACACGGCGTTGGCTCATATCTCTGCTGCCACGAAGGCCCTCAGAGCATATCCAAGCGCGGAGGAACGCCTCTCGAAGCTGGCAACGTGCTTTCCAACGAGCCGGGATATTACAAGACAGGCGCCTGGGGTATCAGAATTGAAAATCTGGTCACGGTAACCGACACCAAAGCGGTAAGCGGTGGTGAACTACCGATGCATGGCTTCGAAACGCTGACCCTGTGCCCCATTGACCAACGGCTTATCGACGTCAATTTGTTGACCAAAGCCGAAATCGATTGGCTCAATGACTATCACGAGCAAGTCTTTGCTGAATTATCGGCAGAACTGCCCGATGAAGTACGCGCATGGCTAGCAGAAGCGACAAAGCCGCTCCACGCAGCATAA